A region of Bacteroidia bacterium DNA encodes the following proteins:
- the rraA gene encoding ribonuclease E activity regulator RraA, producing MNTPTADLYDAHFPKVQALDYLGWKDYGAKTHFKGKVKTLKCFEDNSLVRKVLEENGQGKVLVIDGGGSVKHALLGDMLGELAVKNGWEGVIIHGMVRDSAALKKLNLGIKALGTVPAKTEKNNQGLIDVTLRFASVSMESGDFVYADEDGILLSKTELE from the coding sequence ACCAACTGCCGATTTATATGATGCACACTTCCCTAAGGTTCAGGCACTTGACTACCTGGGGTGGAAAGATTATGGAGCCAAAACACATTTTAAAGGAAAAGTGAAAACACTCAAATGCTTTGAAGACAATTCATTGGTTAGAAAAGTGTTGGAAGAAAACGGACAAGGAAAGGTTTTGGTTATTGACGGTGGCGGATCTGTTAAACATGCGTTGCTAGGTGATATGCTAGGAGAATTGGCAGTTAAAAATGGATGGGAAGGTGTTATCATTCATGGCATGGTAAGAGATTCGGCTGCCCTAAAAAAACTCAATCTAGGTATTAAAGCCTTGGGAACAGTTCCGGCCAAAACAGAAAAAAACAACCAAGGTTTAATTGATGTAACCCTACGCTTTGCATCCGTTAGTATGGAAAGTGGTGATTTTGTTTATGCCGATGAGGATGGCATCTTACTTTCTAAAACTGAACTAGAATAA